One window from the genome of Epinephelus moara isolate mb chromosome 5, YSFRI_EMoa_1.0, whole genome shotgun sequence encodes:
- the LOC126390223 gene encoding axin-1-like isoform X2, whose translation MSVVRELHGYRGGGGVVASLSGPTHFTEDAPRPPVPGEEGSDVDPPVQSANTRPNTLSQTLGYPPSSSSSKMGDPSSYTPSSSSATPRRPDLDLGYEPEGSASPTPPYLKWAESLHSLLDDQEGIQLFRNFLCQEGCADLLDFWFACSGFRKTSQEKRAKLAKAIYRKYIVDGSGIVSRQIKAATKSFIRDCVGRPHPDPAMFEQAQTEIQGMMEENTYPLFLKSDLYLEYTRTGGESPKPNPSDQSPSSGPAKSVPGYLPTLAEDEEWRCGGGGVREVEEEKDEEECGDTPAGRLTHSLLMQTAPQRSSTSRRRPDSREYRPWREPVNPYYANMGYARAPATSANDSEQQSMSSDADTLSLTDSSVDGIPPYRYRKQHRKEMHESAKANGRVPLPHIPRTYRMPKDIHVEPERFAAELISRLETVLREREAQERLEERLKRVRLEEEGDDADISVTTSMSSHSIPLPLPSSFPPLYGARYSETTANTATVATYGGLVAMEDSHDDDPESILDEHVQRVMKTPGCQSPGATNSTLGGGGRHTPPKSSRSPDGGIGPPHYPPHRGGGHSLPPAGVKGMHHHKQLYHHRGREGQEEVGSRSQANFMWNGDPANQYAGRSRNYADGAGASTLDGMGYSSKGSTLSRRGCKKTSETSGKGDESGRGMEGQVPLEDLERNQKILQWMMEGDRQRKTSHGSTSSSRRTGTSSESPRPTSVERPGAVHPWVSAQLRNNPSSVSPAIPGSSSTQVQPSHPFIQDPAMPPNPAPNPLTQLEEARRRLEEERRRNALQQAKQRHKSGKRQVCENMTVAYYFCGEPIPYRTSVKGRVVTLGQFKELLTKKGHYRFYFKKVSDEFDCGVVFEEVRDDDAILPIFEEKIIGKVEKVD comes from the exons ATGAGTGTTGTCAGAGAATTACATGGGTACAGGGGCGGTGGTGGGGTTGTGGCCTCCCTGAGCGGCCCTACCCACTTTACCGAGGATGCTCCGCGACCCCCAGTTCCTGGTGAGGAGGGATCTGATGTGGACCCCCCTGTCCAGTCAGCCAACACCCGTCCAAACACCCTTTCCCAAACGCTGGGCTATCCCCCGTCATCCTCGTCATCTAAAATGGGGGATCCATCAAGTTACACTCCCTCCTCGTCGTCCGCGACCCCGCGGCGCCCCGATCTGGACTTGGGGTATGAACCTGAGGGCTCGGCTTCACCAACTCCACCTTACCTGAAGTGGGCAGAGTCGCTTCACTCTCTCCTAGATGATCAAGAAGGCATCCAGCTGTTCCGAAACTTCCTGTGCCAGGAAGGGTGTGCGGACCTTCTCGACTTCTGGTTTGCTTGCTCGGGGTTCAGGAAGACCAGCCAAGAGAAGAGGGCAAAGCTGGCCAAGGCCATCTACAGGAAGTACATTGTAGATGGAAGTGGGATTGTCTCCAGGCAGATCAAAGCAGCCACCAAGAGTTTCATCAGAGACTGTGTAGGAAGGCCGCATCCAGATCCTGCAATGTTTGAACAG GCCCAGACAGAGATACAGGGCATGATGGAGGAGAACACCTACCCTTTGTTCCTGAAGTCGGATCTGTACCTGGAGTACACACGGACAGGAGGAGAGAGCCCCAAGCCTAACCCCAGTGATCAGAGCCCGTCATCGGGGCCAGCCAAGTCTGTGCCTGGGTACTTACCCACACTCGCTGAGGATGAGGAGTGGAG gtgtggaggaggaggagtgagggaggtggaggaagagaaggatGAGGAGGAGTGTGGAGACACACCAGCTGGTAGGCTGACTCACAGCCTGCTGATGCAGACAGCACCTCAGAGATCCTCGACCAGCAGGAGGAGGCCGGATAGCAGGGAGTacag GCCATGGAGGGAGCCGGTAAACCCGTACTACGCAAACATGGGCTACGCTCGTGCTCCAGCGACCAGTGCCAATGACAGTGAGCAACAGAGCATGTCGAGCGATGCAGACACACTGTCACTGACCGACAGCAGTGT agaTGGTATTCCTCCATACAGATATCGGAAGCAGCATCGAAAGGAGATGCATGAAAGTGCCAAAGCCAATGGACGTGTGCCCCTACCTCATATACCT CGCACGTACCGCATGCCAAAGGACATCCATGTAGAGCCTGAGAGGTTTGCAGCAGAGCTCATCAGCAGGCTGGAGACGGttctcagagagagagaggctcagGAAAGACTCGAAGAGAGGCTGAAGAGAGTACGACTG GAAGAAGAGGGTGACGATGCTGACATCTCCGTGACAACCTCCATGTCTTCTCATAGCATACCACTCCCCCTCCCCTCATCGTTCCCACCTCTCTACGGCGCCCGTTATTCAGAGACCACTGCTAACACGGCGACAGTCGCCACCTACGGCGGCCTGGTTGCCATGGAGGATTCCCATGACGACGACCCGGAATCCATTTTGGATGAGCACGTACAGCGCGTGATGAAGACGCCGGGCTGCCAGTCACCAGGGGCAACCAACAGCACCTTAGGAGGAGGGGGTCGACACACTCCTCCAAAATCATCGCGTTCACCTGACGGGGGGATTGGCCCGCCTCATTACCCGCCACACCGAGGGGGAGGTCATAGTCTGCCTCCTGCTGGGGTCAAAG GTATGCATCACCACAAGCAGCTGTATcaccacagaggaagagaagggcAGGAGGAGGTGGGCTCTAGGTCTCAGGCCAACTTCATGTGGAACGGAGACCCGGCCAACCAGTATGCAGGGAGAAGTCGTAACTATGCTGACGGGGCCGGAGCTAGCACACTTGACGGCATGGGTTACAG TAGTAAAGGTAGCACGCTATCACGGCGAGGTTGTAAGAAGACATCAGAGACGTCAGGCAAAGGTGATGAGAGTGGGCGTGGCATGGAGGGCCAGGTACCACTGGAGGATCTGGAGAGAAACCAGAAGATCCTGCAATGGATGATGGAAGgagacagacaaagaaagaCCTCACATGG CAGCACCAGTAGCTCCAGGAGAACGGGAACCAGTAGCGAGTCGCCACGTCCAACTTCAGTGGAGCGACCTGGAGCCGTGCACCCCTGGGTTTCGGCCCAGCTGCGGAACAACCCCTCCTCAGTGTCCCCCGCCATCCCCGGCTCGTCGTCCACCCAGGTCCAGCCCTCGCACCCTTTCATCCAGGACCCAGCTATGCCTCCCAACCCAGCTCCCAACCCCCTCACCCAGCTAGAGGAGGCTAGGAggaggctggaggaggagaggaggaggaacgCACTACAGCAGGCCAAGCAGAG GCATAAGTCTGGTAAGCGCCAAGTGTGTGAGAACATGACAGTCGCTTACTACTTTTGTGGAGAGCCAATCCCGTACCGAACATCAGTCAAAGGCCGTGTGGTGACTTTGGGCCAGTTCAAGGAGCTGCTTACCAAAAAGGGCCATTACAG GTTCTACTTTAAGAAAGTGAGTGACGAGTTTGACTGTGGTGTAGTGTTCGAGGAGGTTCGTGACGATGACGCCATCTTGCCTATCTTTGAGGAGAAGATCATCGGGAAGGTGGAGAAGGTTGACTGA
- the LOC126390223 gene encoding axin-1-like isoform X1, with protein MSVVRELHGYRGGGGVVASLSGPTHFTEDAPRPPVPGEEGSDVDPPVQSANTRPNTLSQTLGYPPSSSSSKMGDPSSYTPSSSSATPRRPDLDLGYEPEGSASPTPPYLKWAESLHSLLDDQEGIQLFRNFLCQEGCADLLDFWFACSGFRKTSQEKRAKLAKAIYRKYIVDGSGIVSRQIKAATKSFIRDCVGRPHPDPAMFEQAQTEIQGMMEENTYPLFLKSDLYLEYTRTGGESPKPNPSDQSPSSGPAKSVPGYLPTLAEDEEWRCGGGGVREVEEEKDEEECGDTPAGRLTHSLLMQTAPQRSSTSRRRPDSREYRPWREPVNPYYANMGYARAPATSANDSEQQSMSSDADTLSLTDSSVDGIPPYRYRKQHRKEMHESAKANGRVPLPHIPRTYRMPKDIHVEPERFAAELISRLETVLREREAQERLEERLKRVRLEEEGDDADISVTTSMSSHSIPLPLPSSFPPLYGARYSETTANTATVATYGGLVAMEDSHDDDPESILDEHVQRVMKTPGCQSPGATNSTLGGGGRHTPPKSSRSPDGGIGPPHYPPHRGGGHSLPPAGVKGMHHHKQLYHHRGREGQEEVGSRSQANFMWNGDPANQYAGRSRNYADGAGASTLDGMGYSSKGSTLSRRGCKKTSETSGKGDESGRGMEGQVPLEDLERNQKILQWMMEGDRQRKTSHGSSTSSSRRTGTSSESPRPTSVERPGAVHPWVSAQLRNNPSSVSPAIPGSSSTQVQPSHPFIQDPAMPPNPAPNPLTQLEEARRRLEEERRRNALQQAKQRHKSGKRQVCENMTVAYYFCGEPIPYRTSVKGRVVTLGQFKELLTKKGHYRFYFKKVSDEFDCGVVFEEVRDDDAILPIFEEKIIGKVEKVD; from the exons ATGAGTGTTGTCAGAGAATTACATGGGTACAGGGGCGGTGGTGGGGTTGTGGCCTCCCTGAGCGGCCCTACCCACTTTACCGAGGATGCTCCGCGACCCCCAGTTCCTGGTGAGGAGGGATCTGATGTGGACCCCCCTGTCCAGTCAGCCAACACCCGTCCAAACACCCTTTCCCAAACGCTGGGCTATCCCCCGTCATCCTCGTCATCTAAAATGGGGGATCCATCAAGTTACACTCCCTCCTCGTCGTCCGCGACCCCGCGGCGCCCCGATCTGGACTTGGGGTATGAACCTGAGGGCTCGGCTTCACCAACTCCACCTTACCTGAAGTGGGCAGAGTCGCTTCACTCTCTCCTAGATGATCAAGAAGGCATCCAGCTGTTCCGAAACTTCCTGTGCCAGGAAGGGTGTGCGGACCTTCTCGACTTCTGGTTTGCTTGCTCGGGGTTCAGGAAGACCAGCCAAGAGAAGAGGGCAAAGCTGGCCAAGGCCATCTACAGGAAGTACATTGTAGATGGAAGTGGGATTGTCTCCAGGCAGATCAAAGCAGCCACCAAGAGTTTCATCAGAGACTGTGTAGGAAGGCCGCATCCAGATCCTGCAATGTTTGAACAG GCCCAGACAGAGATACAGGGCATGATGGAGGAGAACACCTACCCTTTGTTCCTGAAGTCGGATCTGTACCTGGAGTACACACGGACAGGAGGAGAGAGCCCCAAGCCTAACCCCAGTGATCAGAGCCCGTCATCGGGGCCAGCCAAGTCTGTGCCTGGGTACTTACCCACACTCGCTGAGGATGAGGAGTGGAG gtgtggaggaggaggagtgagggaggtggaggaagagaaggatGAGGAGGAGTGTGGAGACACACCAGCTGGTAGGCTGACTCACAGCCTGCTGATGCAGACAGCACCTCAGAGATCCTCGACCAGCAGGAGGAGGCCGGATAGCAGGGAGTacag GCCATGGAGGGAGCCGGTAAACCCGTACTACGCAAACATGGGCTACGCTCGTGCTCCAGCGACCAGTGCCAATGACAGTGAGCAACAGAGCATGTCGAGCGATGCAGACACACTGTCACTGACCGACAGCAGTGT agaTGGTATTCCTCCATACAGATATCGGAAGCAGCATCGAAAGGAGATGCATGAAAGTGCCAAAGCCAATGGACGTGTGCCCCTACCTCATATACCT CGCACGTACCGCATGCCAAAGGACATCCATGTAGAGCCTGAGAGGTTTGCAGCAGAGCTCATCAGCAGGCTGGAGACGGttctcagagagagagaggctcagGAAAGACTCGAAGAGAGGCTGAAGAGAGTACGACTG GAAGAAGAGGGTGACGATGCTGACATCTCCGTGACAACCTCCATGTCTTCTCATAGCATACCACTCCCCCTCCCCTCATCGTTCCCACCTCTCTACGGCGCCCGTTATTCAGAGACCACTGCTAACACGGCGACAGTCGCCACCTACGGCGGCCTGGTTGCCATGGAGGATTCCCATGACGACGACCCGGAATCCATTTTGGATGAGCACGTACAGCGCGTGATGAAGACGCCGGGCTGCCAGTCACCAGGGGCAACCAACAGCACCTTAGGAGGAGGGGGTCGACACACTCCTCCAAAATCATCGCGTTCACCTGACGGGGGGATTGGCCCGCCTCATTACCCGCCACACCGAGGGGGAGGTCATAGTCTGCCTCCTGCTGGGGTCAAAG GTATGCATCACCACAAGCAGCTGTATcaccacagaggaagagaagggcAGGAGGAGGTGGGCTCTAGGTCTCAGGCCAACTTCATGTGGAACGGAGACCCGGCCAACCAGTATGCAGGGAGAAGTCGTAACTATGCTGACGGGGCCGGAGCTAGCACACTTGACGGCATGGGTTACAG TAGTAAAGGTAGCACGCTATCACGGCGAGGTTGTAAGAAGACATCAGAGACGTCAGGCAAAGGTGATGAGAGTGGGCGTGGCATGGAGGGCCAGGTACCACTGGAGGATCTGGAGAGAAACCAGAAGATCCTGCAATGGATGATGGAAGgagacagacaaagaaagaCCTCACATGG tAGCAGCACCAGTAGCTCCAGGAGAACGGGAACCAGTAGCGAGTCGCCACGTCCAACTTCAGTGGAGCGACCTGGAGCCGTGCACCCCTGGGTTTCGGCCCAGCTGCGGAACAACCCCTCCTCAGTGTCCCCCGCCATCCCCGGCTCGTCGTCCACCCAGGTCCAGCCCTCGCACCCTTTCATCCAGGACCCAGCTATGCCTCCCAACCCAGCTCCCAACCCCCTCACCCAGCTAGAGGAGGCTAGGAggaggctggaggaggagaggaggaggaacgCACTACAGCAGGCCAAGCAGAG GCATAAGTCTGGTAAGCGCCAAGTGTGTGAGAACATGACAGTCGCTTACTACTTTTGTGGAGAGCCAATCCCGTACCGAACATCAGTCAAAGGCCGTGTGGTGACTTTGGGCCAGTTCAAGGAGCTGCTTACCAAAAAGGGCCATTACAG GTTCTACTTTAAGAAAGTGAGTGACGAGTTTGACTGTGGTGTAGTGTTCGAGGAGGTTCGTGACGATGACGCCATCTTGCCTATCTTTGAGGAGAAGATCATCGGGAAGGTGGAGAAGGTTGACTGA